The Ruminococcus sp. HUN007 genome contains the following window.
ATAAGATCTGCGTTTACGAGGTTTTTCAAGGATCTTAAGATCTGCCTCTTTCTTTTTTCTTGCAGAAGGAAAAAGTTTCGGAACGCATTTTAAGCGCCTGTTTTCTGAAAAGCAGTTTTATCTGTCATCATCGGCTTGTGTAAAGAAGTGATGAAGCCAGTGCTTCACTTATCTCCCTTGACTTTAAGATCTCAACGATCTTGAGTGAAAAGTCGACAGCTGTTCCCGGACCTCTTGATGTGAGGAAGCTGCCTGAAAGACATACTGTTCCGTAGGCGATTTCAGCACCTTCTAGCTGGC
Protein-coding sequences here:
- a CDS encoding DJ-1/PfpI family protein, which translates into the protein EASDTVQKAIDFCVTNNKYVAAICAAPSILGHRGLLRGHKALCYAGFESQLEGAEIAYGTVCLSGSFLTSRGPGTAVDFSLKIVEILKSREISEALASSLLYTSR